One Pogoniulus pusillus isolate bPogPus1 chromosome 32, bPogPus1.pri, whole genome shotgun sequence genomic window carries:
- the VOPP1 gene encoding WW domain binding protein VOPP1, producing MNRFQPRIALLLSLLWECTEAKKHCWYFEGLYPTYYICRSYEDCCGSRCCVRALSIQRLWYFWFLLMMGVLFCCGAGFFIRRRMYPPPLVEEPTFNVSYTRQPVNAASGSQQPGVPYYTDPGGPVMNPMAMAFHVQPNSPQGNPVYPPPPSYCNTPPPPYEQVVKSST from the exons TGCACTGAGGCCAAAAAGCATTGCTGGTACTTCGAAGGATTATACCCTACATATTATAT ATGTCGCTCCTATGAGGATTGCTGCGGCTCAAGATGCTGTGTGAGAGCTCTCTCTATCCAGCGGCTGTGGTATTTCTG GTTCCTTTTGATGATGGGAGTTCTGTTCTGCTGCGGAGCTGGCTTCTTTATCCGAAGGCGGATGTATCCTCCTCCACTAGTAGAAGAGCCTACTTTTAACGTGTCTTACACCAGACAACCAGTCAACGCTGCATCAG GGTCACAACAGCCCGGCGTGCCGTATTACACAGATCCAGGTGGGCCAGTGATGAACCCCATGGCTATGGCTTTCCACGTCCAGCCCAATTCCCCACAAGGAAACCCGGTTTACCCTCCCCCACCATCCTACTGCAACACACCACCTCCCCCCTACGAGCAGGTGGTGAAATCCTCCACGTGA